The region AGTTAATACCACTGGTTTTACCAATAAAACATTCCACATCCCCGTAGGTACTTGAAATGGTCATTTTTTCATAACCATTATTTTTGAGCAAACCTACGCCTCCAATTATGGCAAAAGAAATTTCCCTGTCCATTTTCATTTCTCTCGATTACCTGTAATGGATAATTTTACACCCGCAAGGGCTGAAATTATGGAAAACACTACCGAGTAAATGAAATATTGTAAGCTGAAACTACCTGCTGTGGATTCGGAAGGCAGGGAACTTATTGATAATATGTATTCACTGGAGCCCCATAGGAGAAAACCTGTCGCAATCACAAATAGGGCAGGAGATAGTTTTCTCCAGCAAAAATGTTTTTCCATTTTTAGATCAATTATCTTTCCTGCAATCGCAAAAAGGAAGGCTGAAACATACCACCATACGGATTTATTTATGAAAACGGTTACAAGAGTAATCAGGCCATAATACCAGCCACCTCCTGTTGTATAGTAGCCCCATAATTCAATAGCTCCCATTATGGTTGCGATTATTGTCAACAATCCTGCGGCCATATAGGTGACAAAGGTCATCTGGCCCGCATAAAAGGCTTGTTTCATCTTTTCCTTGGCAATAACAAATGATTCGTCCAGATTGAATCCTCTGTATAACATATAAATGCCAATAGCAGCGGATATCCCGATAATTGCTCCTTCTGGATACCGGGCTAGGAGGAATATGGCATAGATAAGAGCTGCAAGTCCCAGAGGTACAAAAAATGTCTGGGAAATCTTGGGGTCATTGAATGCATGTTTTAGAATGTAATATGTACTTTCAAGATTTGCACTTTGTTTAACGACTATCCTTTTTACAGAATCGATTTTTATTCTTGATTGAACGATAGGTAAAAGGGTTTCATCTTCAGCTCCATCGGAAACAAAAATAGCCTCTTTGGGGCCATAGCGGGAAAGTATATCATCAAGCTGGCGTGATATGCGCTGGTCGGAAATAACACCTACATTCCGGTCACCTGCAAAAGAGACCAGTTCAACCTCGGTTCCTTTTTCTTTCAGCTCGTCATAAACGCGGATTCCGCCAAATAGTGTATTGATATCTGAATCTTCCGGATCTGCAGACGCAAGCCTGACAGCAGCATCTACGTGAGCCTCTCTGCCTATAATTGGTGTTTGGACCCCTGCTTTGTCCCCAAGGTCGTTGTCCCGGTCTATACAGATTACCAGAGTTTGCATTGAAGTTCTAGATATAAATTAATACGAAGTTATATATAGGTTATCTGGAGCGGCTCTTTCATGCAAATCCTTCAATCAGCCGGCGTGCCCAGTTAAGTTTTTTCTTTTTGATTTCATCGACATTTTCGTCATCAAAATCAAAACCTACCAGAGTCATGGAAGTTGCCCCCAGCTGATGAGCCATGAAAACACATCTATCACCATCGGTAAAGCCTCCAAAGTTGAATAGACCGTGTGGTGGTTTTGTCTGGGATGTACCGATAATATTGGTCAAAAGAGGTACAAAAGAAAGAATTTTGCCTGTATTGTCCCCATGGGAATGCACAACCATTATGGCTCCCTTCTTGTTTGCCTCGATCTCTTTTTCAACATCTCCGTCAAGATCAGTTACAACCACATCCGGAATAAGGCCTTGCTCCAGCAGGACTGATGTTGCTCCATCGGCAGCAATGATCACATGGTTTGAAGGGTCTACCTGCTCGAGATCTTTTTTTAGTGTGGGGGCATTACCGCAGATCAGTGTATCTTTGCCCTTGATAACATCAGTAAGACTTTTTAGGTTCGCTTTCACGGGTCCGATGAGAAGATTTGAGAGAAGCTGTGCAGCATCTGCATCAGCATCTTCGGAAAAACCGAAATCTTCTACTATTTTTTTGTATATCGGTTCCCATTTGTCATACTCCATACAAATTCCTCAGTTAGCAGGGGATATTCCAATATGTACATCTATGCCTTCTACATTCCAGTCTTTTACCAGAGTGCCTGTAGCGTCCACATCAAAGCCAATTACCTGGACCTGTGATCTGACTTCTTTTGCGATGTAGTTTTCTCTGTCCAGCACCAGATCGACAATTCTTTCATCATCGATACGGATATGTGCAAGGATGTTCTCATCCACTTCCAGGTCGAGTTCCTTTCGCATGTCCTGTATCCTGCGGATCACTTCACGGGCAAAACCTTCGGATTCGATATCTCTGGTCAGTGTTGCATCTACATAGATTCTCCCTCCGCTGAAATCTGCCACAGCAACCATTGAAGGCACTCTGTCTTCAAATTTGACCATTTCCGGGGTTAAGGTTGCAGATTCACCGTCGAGGGAAATCTCCAGTTCCCCGTTTGCAAGTCCTTTTTTCAAATCAGTTGCATCGGCTTTCTGGATGTACTGAATAACCTTGCCTGCATCCTGTTTAAAGACCGGTCCTATAGCGCTGTGATTTGGAGATGCTTCTACTCCAAGTTCATCCCAGCTGTGATTAACTTCCACAAGATCGATATCCCTGGCGTTAGTCTGGTCCATAAGGACAAAACGCAGGTCGATTATAGCATCGTAGACCTGTCTGCTTTCAGGTTCAATGACTATGCGGCTGACAGGCCAGCGTAGTTTTCTTTTGACTTTCTGGCGTGCATTGGATGCGGCTTCAACCATGGCACGCACAGCCGTCATTTTTTCTTCAAGGTCGGTATCCTTGAGGGATTCCTCCACTGTTGGCCAGTTACACATGTGAACAGTCAAAGCTGCATCGTGATCAACGTTTTTCACAATATTTCCATACATTTCCTCTGCCAGGTGGGGCATGAACGGAGCAATTACTTTGCAGAGAGTTACAAATACATCATAAAGTACCCTGTACACTGCCAGTTTGTCAGGATCATCCGCCTCATTCCAGGTACGAGGTCGAATGAGCTGGATGTACCACCGGGAAAGATCTTCCAATACAAATTCATTGATGGTCCTGATAGCACGATGCAGCAGGTACTGCTCCATTGACCTGTCCACTTCTTCTATTACGGATTGCATCCTGGACAATATCCAGCGGTCTTCTTTGCGCAGGTATGGCTCAACTGCTTCAAAAGAAACTTCCTGTGGATCAAATTCATCCAGGGCCATATAGGGAAGAGGGAAACGATAGACATTCCAGAGAATATTTATTGTCCGGTGGATTGTTGCGAGTTCATCCTGATTAAATTTAAGGTCTTCCCAGGGAGCACTTGAAGAAAGCACATAGCAACGCAGGGAATCAGCGCCGTATTTTTCGATGACTTCATGAGGCTGTACCACATTACCCAGACTCTTGGACATTTTCTTACCTGTGCTATCCAGTGTAAATCCGTGCATCAGCACACTCTTGTAAGGAGCCTGTCCAAAGGCCACCATGCTGGCTCCGAGCTGGGAATAGAACCACCCTCTGGTCTGGTCATGTCCTTCTGTTATGAAATCTGCAGGCCACCATTCTTTAAACTGGTCTTGCCGGTGAGGGTAGTTCAGTGTGGCCCAGGATGCCACGGCGGAATCAAACCATACATCAAAAACATCCTCTATCCTTGACATACGGCCACCACAATCACATGTTAATTTGATATCGTCTACATAGGGCCTGTGGAGTTCGGTGTTTGGATCGACATCGGCAATTTCCTGCAGTTCCTTGCGGGTTCCCACG is a window of Methanohalophilus mahii DSM 5219 DNA encoding:
- a CDS encoding DUF373 family protein, which codes for MQTLVICIDRDNDLGDKAGVQTPIIGREAHVDAAVRLASADPEDSDINTLFGGIRVYDELKEKGTEVELVSFAGDRNVGVISDQRISRQLDDILSRYGPKEAIFVSDGAEDETLLPIVQSRIKIDSVKRIVVKQSANLESTYYILKHAFNDPKISQTFFVPLGLAALIYAIFLLARYPEGAIIGISAAIGIYMLYRGFNLDESFVIAKEKMKQAFYAGQMTFVTYMAAGLLTIIATIMGAIELWGYYTTGGGWYYGLITLVTVFINKSVWWYVSAFLFAIAGKIIDLKMEKHFCWRKLSPALFVIATGFLLWGSSEYILSISSLPSESTAGSFSLQYFIYSVVFSIISALAGVKLSITGNREK
- a CDS encoding 6-hydroxymethylpterin diphosphokinase MptE-like protein codes for the protein MEYDKWEPIYKKIVEDFGFSEDADADAAQLLSNLLIGPVKANLKSLTDVIKGKDTLICGNAPTLKKDLEQVDPSNHVIIAADGATSVLLEQGLIPDVVVTDLDGDVEKEIEANKKGAIMVVHSHGDNTGKILSFVPLLTNIIGTSQTKPPHGLFNFGGFTDGDRCVFMAHQLGATSMTLVGFDFDDENVDEIKKKKLNWARRLIEGFA
- the ileS gene encoding isoleucine--tRNA ligase — protein: MIKEVTDQYNAQKLEEKVHNFWEDNQAYIKVREHRRGEKRFFFVDGPPYTTGHIHLGTAWNKIIKDSILRYKSMNGHDIVDRAGWDMHGLPIEVKVEGVLGFESKKDIESYGVENFVDKCKEFALKQKDAMTDQFRTLGTWLDWEDPYMTLKDEYIEAAWWTLKQAYEKDLLEVGKRVVNWCPRCETAIADSEVEYEDRTDPSIFIKFALKDENDTYIVIWTTTPWTIPANMAVAVNPDFEYAKVRAVKEDKEEILIMASDLVESVLKKGRYTDYEILETMTGEDVAGMEYEHPLVQNIPDQSNFDHRVYLADFVTAENTGCVHIAPGHGVDDFEVGKANNIPAFCPVGSNGHYTLEAGKYEGMNIRDANKVVIEDLDAKGLLLFEESISHRYGHCWRCKTPIIYLATKQWFIKIGDLKEDMLAEIKKVEWHPDWAGSARFRDWIEGARDWCISRQRYWGIPLPVWRCEECESLKVVGTRKELQEIADVDPNTELHRPYVDDIKLTCDCGGRMSRIEDVFDVWFDSAVASWATLNYPHRQDQFKEWWPADFITEGHDQTRGWFYSQLGASMVAFGQAPYKSVLMHGFTLDSTGKKMSKSLGNVVQPHEVIEKYGADSLRCYVLSSSAPWEDLKFNQDELATIHRTINILWNVYRFPLPYMALDEFDPQEVSFEAVEPYLRKEDRWILSRMQSVIEEVDRSMEQYLLHRAIRTINEFVLEDLSRWYIQLIRPRTWNEADDPDKLAVYRVLYDVFVTLCKVIAPFMPHLAEEMYGNIVKNVDHDAALTVHMCNWPTVEESLKDTDLEEKMTAVRAMVEAASNARQKVKRKLRWPVSRIVIEPESRQVYDAIIDLRFVLMDQTNARDIDLVEVNHSWDELGVEASPNHSAIGPVFKQDAGKVIQYIQKADATDLKKGLANGELEISLDGESATLTPEMVKFEDRVPSMVAVADFSGGRIYVDATLTRDIESEGFAREVIRRIQDMRKELDLEVDENILAHIRIDDERIVDLVLDRENYIAKEVRSQVQVIGFDVDATGTLVKDWNVEGIDVHIGISPAN